The following proteins are encoded in a genomic region of Glycine max cultivar Williams 82 chromosome 18, Glycine_max_v4.0, whole genome shotgun sequence:
- the LOC100790538 gene encoding protein RETICULATA-RELATED 5, chloroplastic, translated as MKPHTPASSFVTRLPHVPYFRGATAARAAPSDPPHDAPGGLEFRRVSTAKRRRVSLSVCHASRVTAASNPGGSDGDGDTRARSSRRGVLMAPFLVAGASILLSAATARAEEKAAESPLASAPKPEEPPKKKEEEEVITSRIYDATVIGEPLAIGKEKGKVWEKLMNARVVYLGEAEQVPVRDDRELELEIVKNLHRRCLEKEKLLSLALEVFPANLQEPLNQYMDKKIDGDTLKSYTLHWPPQRWQEYEPILSYCRENGIHLVACGTPLKILRTVQAEGIRGLTKDERKLYAPPAGSGFISGFTSISRRSSVDSTQNLSIPFGPSSYLSAQARVVDEYSMSQIILQNVLDGGVTGMLIVVTGASHVTYGSRGTGVPARISGKIQKKNHAVILLDPERQFIRREGEVPVADFLWYSAARPCSRNCFDRAEIARVMNAAGRRRDALPQDLQKGIDLGLVSPEVLQNFFDLEQYPLISELTHRFQGFRERLLADPKFLHRLAIEEAISITTTLLAQYEKRKENFFQEIDYVITDTVRGSVVDFFTVWLPAPTLSFLSYADEMKAPDNIGSLMGLLGSIPDNAFQKNPAGINWNLNHRIASVVFGGLKLASVGFISSIGAVASSNSLYAIRKVLNPAVVTEQRIMRSPILKTAFIYACFLGISANLRYQIIAGIVEHRISEQFASQTFFVNMLSFVARTVNSYWGTQQWIDLARFTGLQVRKTEPSASDPPNPAAILCNETEEASIDEREK; from the exons ATGAAGCCCCACACTCCGGCTTCTTCTTTCGTCACTCGTCTCCCGCACGTGCCTTACTTCCGCGGCGCCACTGCCGCACGTGCCGCGCCATCGGACCCTCCTCATGACGCCCCCGGAGGCCTCGAATTCCGCCGCGTCTCGACCGCCAAACGCCGCCGCGTCAGCCTTTCCGTCTGCCACGCGAGTCGCGTCACCGCCGCCTCGAATCCCGGTGGTTCCGACGGCGACGGCGATACTCGAGCTCGGAGCAGCCGGCGCGGCGTGCTGATGGCGCCGTTCTTAGTCGCCGGCGCATCAATCCTGCTCTCGGCGGCGACGGCGAGGGCGGAGGAGAAGGCAGCGGAATCTCCTCTGGCTTCGGCGCCGAAGCCGGAGGAGCCGCCgaagaagaaggaggaggaggaagtgaTAACTTCGAGGATTTACGACGCGACGGTGATAGGAGAACCGTTGGCGATAGGGAAAGAGAAAGGGAAAGTGTGGGAGAAGTTGATGAATGCTCGAGTGGTGTATTTAGGTGAAGCAGAGCAAGTTCCGGTTCGAGACGATAGGGAATTGGAGCTTGAGATTGTGAAGAATTTGCATAGGCGCTGTTTGGAGAAGGAAAAACTATTGTCTCTGGCGCTTGAAGTTTTTCCCGCTAATCTTCAGGAACCGCTCAATCAGTATATGGATAAGAA GATAGATGGAGACACCTTGAAGTCTTACACGTTGCATTGGCCGCCTCAAAGATGGCAGGAGTATGAACCTATTCTGAGCTACTGTCGCGAAAATGGAATTCATCTTGTTGCTTGTGGTACACCACTGAAG ATCTTAAGAACTGTCCAAGCAGAAGGAATTCGTGGGCTTACAAAGGATGAACGTAAACTATATGCACCTCCAGCTGGTTCAGGCTTCATATCTGGCTTTACTTCTATCTCACGCAGATCTTCTGTTGATAGTACTCAAAATCTGTCTATTCCTTTTGGTCCAAGCTCATACCTTTCTGCACAGGCTCGAGTAGTTGATGAGTATTCTATGTCCCAGATTATCTTACAAAATGTGCTTGATGGAGGGGTCACTGGTATGTTAATAGTTGTCACTGGTGCAAGCCATGTTACATATGGATCTAGAGGAACTGGAGTGCCAGCAAGAATTTCaggaaaaatacaaaagaaaaaccaTGCAGTTATATTACTTGACCCTGAAAGACAATTCATTCGCAGAGAAGGAGAAGTTCCTGTTGCTGATTTTTTGTGGTATTCTGCTGCGAGACCCTGTAGTAGAAATTGCTTTGACCGTGCTGAGATTGCTCGGGTTATGAATGCTGCTGGGCGGAGGCGAGATGCCCTCCCACAG gATCTTCAAAAGGGAATTGATCTTGGTTTAGTATCACCAGAGGTATTGCAGAACTTCTTTGATCTGGAGCAGTATCCTCTAATTTCAGAGCTCACTCACCGTTTCcag GGATTCAGGGAAAGATTGTTGGCAGATCCCAAATTCTTGCACAGATTAGCCATAGAAGAAGCTATATCAATAACAACTACATTATTGGCCCAGTATGAAAAGCGGAAAGAAAATTTTTTCCAAGAGATTGACTATGTTATTACGGACACTGTCAGAGGATCAGTTGTTGATTTCTTTACAGTGTGGCTTCCTGCACCAACTTTGTCATTCCTTTCATATGCTGATGAGATGAAAGCACCCGACAACATTGGTTCTCTAATGGGACTTCTTGGCTCCATCCCGGACAATGCATTTCAAAAGAATCCTGCAGGGATAAACTGGAATCTCAAtcataggattgcatcagttgtATTTGGTGGTTTAAAACTTGCTAGTGTTGGATTTATTTCAAGCATAGGAGCTGTGGCTTCATCAAATTCTCTATATGCAATTCGTAAAGTCCTTAATCCAGCAGTTGTCACTGAACAACGGATTATGAGGTCCCCAATACTCAAAACTGCATTTATATATGCATGCTTTCTTGGAATATCTGCAAATCTCCGTTATCAG ATAATTGCTGGGATAGTGGAGCATCGGATTTCTGAACAG
- the LOC100792471 gene encoding uncharacterized protein LOC100792471, giving the protein MESSPAIRSFHYPMGTMSHVRACLEKQAVLPIHNARWNSKRRLFIQHLAYGQKHINSHMKGKSTLVSSAKTAEAINTSNSDASSDNTPQGSLEKKPLQTATFPNGFEALVLEVCDETEIAELKVKVGDFEMHIKRNIGATKVPLSNISPTTPPPIPSKPMDESAPNSLPPSPPKSSPEKNNPFANVSKEKSPKLAALEASGTNTYVLVTSPTVGLFRRGRTVKGKKQPPICKEGDVIKEGQVIGYLDQFGTGLPIRSDVAGEVLKLLVEDGEPVGYGDRLIAVLPSFHDIK; this is encoded by the exons ATGGAATCCTCGCCTGCCATTCGTTCCTTTCACt ATCCCATGGGCACTATGTCCCATGTGCGAGCCTGCCTTGAGAAGCAAGCTGTACTTCCCATCCATAATGCCAGATGGAACTCTAAACGTAGGCTTTTCATCCAGCATTTGGCATATGGTCAGAAGCACATTAATTCCCACATGAAGGGGAAAAGCACACTAGTTTCATCTGCAAAAACAGCTGAAGCTATCAACACATCCAATTCTGATG CTTCTTCAGATAACACCCCCCAAGGCTCATTGGAGAAAAAGCCTTTGCAAACTGCTACTTTTCCTAATGGATTTGAG GCTTTGGTATTAGAGGTCTGTGATGAGACTGAAATTGCTGAACTGAAAGTAAAG GTTGGAGATTTTGAAATGCATATTAAGCGAAACATTGGAGCAACAAAGGTTCCTTTGTCTAACATTTCACCGACTACACCACCACCTATCCCAAGTAAACCTATGGATGAATCAGCACCCAATAGCCTGCCACCATCACCACCAAAATCATCTCCTGAAAAGAACAACCCATTTGCAAATGTTTCCAAAGAGAAATCACCAAAATTGGCAGCATTGGAGGCTTCTGGGACCAATACCTATGTCTTAGTAACATCTCCCACG GTTGGCTTATTCCGAAGAGGTAGAACAGTGAAAGGGAAGAAGCAACCTCCTATCTGTAAAGAG GGTGATGTAATCAAAGAAGGGCAAGTCATAGGGTATTTGGATCAGTTTGGCACTGGACTTCCTATCAGG TCTGATGTGGCTGGAGAAGTGTTGAAGCTACTTGTTGAGGATGGAG AGCCTGTTGGTTATGGAGACCGTCTTATTGCTGTCTTGCCTTCTTTTCATGATATCAAGTGA